A DNA window from Trichosurus vulpecula isolate mTriVul1 chromosome 2, mTriVul1.pri, whole genome shotgun sequence contains the following coding sequences:
- the RSPO1 gene encoding R-spondin-1, translating to MRLGLLVVVLTLSWMHLAGSSRGLKGKRQRRISTEGSQACAKGCELCSEVNGCLKCSPKLFILLERNDIRQVGICLPSCPPGYYDARNPDMNKCIKCKIENCEACFSHNFCTKCKEGLYLHKGRCYPACPEGSSAANSTMECSSPAQCEMSEWSPWGPCSKKKKLCGFRRGSEERTRLVLQAPSGDRSICPSTKETRRCTVQKIPCPDGQKRRKDGQGRRENANGNLSRKESKEARLGSPRRRKGQQQQQHSPPQHRGTEGPITPAA from the exons ATGCGGCTTGGACTGTTGGTGGTGGTCCTCACTCTGAGCTGGATGCATCTTGCTGGCAGCAGCCGAGGGTTGAAGGGGAAGAGGCAGAGGCGGA TCAGCACAGAGGGAAGTCAGGCCTGCGCCAAAGGCTGTGAGCTATGCTCAGAGGTCAACGGTTGCCTTAAGTGCTCCCCTAAGCTCTTCATCCTGCTGGAGAGGAACGACATCCGGCAGGTTGGAATCTGCCTGCCATCCTGCCCGCCTGGATACTATGATGCCCGCAACCCTGATATGAACAAGTGTATCA AATGCAAGATTGAGAACTGTGAGGCCTGCTTCAGCCACAATTTTTGCACAAAATGTAAGGAGGGCTTATACCTTCACAAGGGCCGCTGTTACCCAGCCTGTCCTGAGGGCTCCTCAGCGGCCAACAGTACCATGGAATGCAGCAGTCCTG CACAATGTGAAATGAGTGAGTGGTCCCCGTGGGGGCCATGCTCCAAGAAGAAGAAGCTCTGTGGTTTCCGGAGGGGTTCAGAAGAACGGACACGTCTTGTACTACAGGCTCCCTCTGGAGACCGTTCGATCTGTCCTAGCACTAAGGAAACAAGGAGGTGTACAGTGCAGAAGATTCCTTGTCCTGATG GACAGAAGAGACGGAAGGATGGGCAGGGCCGACGGGAGAATGCCAATGGGAACTTAAGcaggaaagaaagcaaggaagccCGCCTGGGCTCTCCTCGAAGGCGGAagggacagcagcagcagcagcactctCCACCACAGCATCGAGGGACCGAAGGTCCCATCACACCAGCTGCCTAG